The Armatimonadota bacterium genome includes a region encoding these proteins:
- a CDS encoding penicillin acylase family protein has protein sequence MSKRILLSLLALLPLLAFAQSRLELTAKGEKVTIVRDEFGVPHVMADTIYALFYGNGYAVAQDRLWQMERNRRVARGDAAELFGQSAVAQDQATRLEGYTEAEMEAMARRLTDEGQTILQAFADGINAYIKEATDQKKLPKGYADAGASPRPWKVTDTVAIGIMMMRRFGSVAAGGGEMRNMGLLAYLRMRNKDTADLLLNELAWRNDPTSPVTVPPEEDPRRPAKVDPKKDLERLCAQLATMPNIGLDVLMRTIRVLNQDDQREFALANGLFTQFGSYALVVAPSKSASGNPILMGAPQMGFGTPHIAHEMHLMGAGINAMGMGFAGVPGILIGHTDKIAWTFTSGVADQADVYLEKINPANPDEYWHKGQWLKFEKRTERIAVKGGQPVTMEVLRSVHGPVLAVDKANNVALAKKSSMWLQETDSLRAYTGFLRANNLQEFGAAAKWYVGSFNCFAASRDGDIGYWFCGRQPIRPEGLDPRLPVWGTGEYEWLGIMPFEAMPRMMNPKQGFIVNWNNKPAVWWDNADTPVWGAIFRMHRMIPLVKNKAKLTVDDVKRVAVDISTYDLNYDYLRPILLDAAKKQPGALSADAKQAMRLIEAWNGYGYEGSVPKAIFDQWINSLREKIFLDDYGNLFDQNLFRTALQPSFIYYALKGRSSAVPRIHDFLNGKKPEEVAIDALNDACTKLARQHGPAMADWRYRAGRMNLAPLGAVPYDERGSYIQVIEVGKDRMYSENILPPGQSEDPSSKHYSDQRELSGWWMFKPMRFYREQFDKP, from the coding sequence ATGAGCAAACGAATCCTCCTCAGCCTTTTGGCCCTTTTGCCGTTGCTTGCTTTCGCCCAATCCCGCCTCGAACTGACCGCGAAAGGCGAAAAGGTAACGATCGTCCGCGACGAGTTTGGCGTGCCTCACGTAATGGCCGATACGATCTATGCGCTGTTCTATGGCAACGGCTATGCGGTGGCGCAGGATCGCTTGTGGCAGATGGAGCGCAATCGCCGGGTAGCCCGCGGCGATGCGGCCGAACTGTTCGGTCAATCCGCCGTCGCCCAAGATCAGGCGACGCGATTGGAAGGCTACACCGAGGCAGAGATGGAAGCCATGGCGCGCCGCCTCACGGACGAGGGCCAAACCATTCTACAGGCCTTTGCCGACGGCATCAACGCCTACATCAAGGAGGCGACCGACCAGAAAAAACTTCCCAAGGGCTATGCCGACGCAGGCGCCAGCCCACGACCATGGAAAGTAACCGATACCGTCGCGATCGGCATTATGATGATGCGTCGTTTTGGCTCGGTGGCGGCCGGCGGCGGCGAAATGCGCAACATGGGTCTGCTCGCCTATCTGCGCATGAGGAACAAGGACACGGCCGACCTCTTGCTCAACGAATTGGCTTGGCGCAACGATCCCACATCGCCGGTAACCGTGCCGCCCGAAGAAGATCCTCGCCGACCGGCCAAAGTCGACCCCAAGAAGGACTTAGAGCGGCTTTGCGCGCAGCTGGCTACCATGCCCAACATCGGCCTAGACGTGCTAATGCGAACCATCCGTGTGCTGAACCAAGACGACCAGCGCGAGTTCGCATTGGCCAACGGTCTCTTTACTCAATTTGGCAGTTATGCTCTGGTCGTCGCGCCCTCCAAGTCGGCCTCGGGCAATCCCATCTTAATGGGCGCGCCGCAAATGGGCTTTGGCACGCCCCATATCGCGCACGAAATGCACCTGATGGGCGCAGGCATCAACGCGATGGGCATGGGATTCGCGGGCGTGCCCGGCATCCTCATCGGACATACGGACAAAATCGCCTGGACCTTCACATCGGGCGTGGCCGACCAGGCGGACGTCTATCTAGAGAAGATCAACCCGGCCAATCCAGACGAGTATTGGCACAAAGGACAGTGGCTCAAGTTCGAAAAACGCACGGAGCGCATCGCCGTCAAAGGCGGGCAGCCTGTTACGATGGAGGTACTGCGCAGCGTGCACGGCCCTGTTTTGGCGGTCGATAAGGCGAACAACGTCGCCCTTGCGAAGAAGTCGTCCATGTGGCTGCAAGAGACCGATTCCCTCCGAGCCTATACCGGCTTCTTGAGGGCCAACAACCTACAGGAGTTTGGCGCAGCGGCCAAGTGGTACGTCGGATCGTTTAACTGCTTTGCGGCCTCCCGAGACGGCGACATCGGCTACTGGTTCTGCGGTCGCCAGCCTATTCGGCCGGAAGGCCTCGACCCTCGCCTGCCGGTGTGGGGCACGGGCGAATACGAATGGCTGGGCATCATGCCGTTCGAGGCCATGCCGAGGATGATGAACCCTAAACAAGGCTTTATCGTCAATTGGAACAACAAGCCTGCTGTCTGGTGGGACAATGCCGACACCCCCGTCTGGGGCGCGATCTTCCGCATGCACCGCATGATCCCGCTGGTCAAGAACAAGGCCAAACTGACCGTGGACGACGTCAAGCGTGTCGCGGTCGATATCTCCACCTACGACCTGAACTACGACTATCTGCGCCCCATTCTATTGGACGCCGCCAAAAAGCAGCCGGGAGCGCTGAGCGCGGATGCCAAACAGGCTATGCGACTGATCGAGGCATGGAACGGCTATGGGTACGAAGGCAGCGTGCCCAAGGCGATCTTCGACCAATGGATCAACTCCCTGCGCGAGAAGATATTCCTGGACGATTACGGCAATCTGTTCGATCAAAACCTCTTTAGAACCGCGCTCCAGCCCAGTTTCATCTACTACGCGCTCAAAGGCCGCTCGTCCGCTGTGCCGCGCATCCACGACTTCCTCAACGGCAAGAAACCGGAGGAAGTCGCCATCGACGCGCTGAACGATGCCTGCACGAAATTGGCCCGTCAGCATGGGCCCGCTATGGCCGACTGGCGCTACCGGGCAGGGCGGATGAACCTGGCTCCGCTCGGCGCCGTGCCCTACGATGAGCGAGGCTCCTACATTCAGGTGATCGAGGTTGGAAAGGATCGGATGTACAGCGAGAACATACTGCCGCCCGGTCAATCGGAAGACCCAAGCTCCAAGCATTATTCCGACCAGCGCGAGCTGTCCGGATGGTGGATGTTCAAACCCATGCGGTTCTATCGAGAACAGTTCGACAAACCATGA
- the egtD gene encoding L-histidine N(alpha)-methyltransferase, producing the protein MRQPTFPIVDEISPSIQDFGQDVAEGLSSTPKRLSSRHFYDAHGSALFEQITRLPEYYLTRTEQAIFDRHAADIARAGGETATLIEFGSGSSAKTRTLLRTVRPEVYCPIDISAEFLRLTAEALTSELDWLSVRALAAEYNDAMSLLRDFPAPRLIVFMGSNIGNFTEMEAIDFLGRIAANMDSDDRLLIGFDRLKERETIRAAYNDSQGITAAFNKNLLARINRELGGTFMLDEFDHQAPWLEEESRIEMRLISRRNQTALAAALGMEFSFVEGETILTEVSHKYSDEAIERILSAAGLIETDRWSDERAWFTDAMARPK; encoded by the coding sequence ATGCGCCAGCCGACTTTCCCCATTGTTGATGAGATTTCGCCTTCTATTCAGGATTTTGGGCAGGATGTGGCGGAAGGGCTATCCAGCACGCCGAAGCGACTGTCCAGCCGACACTTTTACGATGCGCACGGCTCTGCCCTGTTCGAACAGATTACGCGGTTGCCCGAGTATTACCTGACGCGCACCGAGCAGGCCATCTTTGACCGGCATGCCGCCGATATTGCCCGTGCCGGCGGCGAGACGGCCACGCTGATCGAGTTTGGCAGCGGAAGTTCGGCCAAAACGCGAACCTTGTTGCGGACCGTTCGACCCGAAGTTTATTGCCCGATCGACATTTCGGCCGAGTTTCTTCGGCTGACGGCCGAGGCGCTGACGTCCGAGCTTGATTGGCTGAGCGTGCGGGCGCTGGCTGCCGAATACAACGACGCGATGAGCCTATTGCGCGACTTTCCGGCGCCTAGGTTGATCGTGTTTATGGGCAGCAACATCGGCAATTTTACCGAGATGGAGGCGATCGATTTTTTGGGTCGGATTGCCGCGAACATGGACTCGGACGACCGGTTGCTGATCGGATTTGATCGGTTGAAGGAGCGCGAGACAATCCGGGCGGCCTACAACGATTCGCAAGGGATCACGGCGGCGTTCAACAAGAATCTGTTAGCGAGGATCAATCGCGAACTGGGCGGGACGTTTATGCTGGACGAGTTCGATCACCAGGCGCCGTGGTTGGAAGAAGAGAGCCGCATAGAGATGCGATTGATAAGCCGCCGAAACCAGACCGCGCTCGCAGCGGCGCTGGGCATGGAGTTTAGCTTTGTCGAGGGCGAGACGATTTTGACCGAAGTGAGCCATAAGTACAGCGATGAGGCCATCGAGCGCATCCTGAGCGCCGCCGGCCTCATCGAGACCGATCGGTGGAGCGATGAAAGGGCGTGGTTTACCGATGCGATGGCGAGGCCGAAATGA
- a CDS encoding AAA family ATPase, translating to MPKEKDDLPFEDESQDAVELTEDALRQAAPEDKNLRKTLFALRRQLERDQRELKEAREVTREYEEIYQKLTSPSNRIGVFLSWTDEKLAIIAVGDSEFLASVDPKIDPDALKTGDRVKVNEAYAVIGSLGPHPGGAVVKVTEALEDGRLRVASDPTGAAGRLAFRSGALEAVKIEPGDEVRIEPNGRVAVEHIPRQGARDYYFEEIPALTWDQVGGQDEAIQLIKDTIELPMLHADLYKKFDMQPVRGILLYGPPGCGKTLIGKATAYNLTQQYRERTGQDVKEYFMYINGPKILNMWLGETERMVREIFSIARDRAKEGFLVFIFIDEAESILRTRSSGRWLNISNTVVPQFCAEMDGLVSLENTVVMLTSNRPDYIDPAILRPGRIDRKVKIKRPDKAAARDIFGIYLTPALPLEKGAGREELLDVATDFLWRKSAETEFVQVYLRNGGIETLHWKDLASGALIKSVVDRAKELAIHRAIDDPQGEHGLSADDLREAVRLEYRENEIFPKSDVMEDWLKLLDYEPEAVASVRPIRPSATPKARNIV from the coding sequence ATGCCGAAAGAGAAAGACGACCTGCCATTCGAGGACGAATCGCAAGACGCCGTCGAATTGACGGAAGACGCTCTGCGCCAAGCCGCGCCCGAAGACAAAAACCTTCGCAAGACCCTCTTTGCGCTCCGCCGACAGCTCGAGCGCGATCAGCGCGAACTGAAAGAAGCGCGAGAAGTTACTCGAGAATACGAGGAAATCTATCAGAAACTCACTTCGCCGTCCAACCGCATCGGCGTCTTTCTCAGTTGGACAGACGAGAAACTTGCTATCATCGCGGTCGGCGATTCGGAGTTTTTGGCCAGCGTCGATCCTAAAATCGACCCTGACGCGCTAAAGACCGGCGACCGCGTGAAGGTGAACGAGGCCTATGCCGTCATCGGGAGTCTGGGCCCGCACCCCGGCGGCGCCGTGGTCAAGGTAACCGAAGCCTTAGAGGACGGTCGTTTGCGCGTGGCCAGCGATCCGACGGGCGCCGCGGGCCGTCTGGCTTTCCGTTCGGGCGCTTTGGAAGCCGTCAAAATCGAACCGGGCGACGAGGTGCGCATCGAGCCCAACGGGCGCGTGGCGGTCGAGCACATCCCCAGACAGGGCGCGCGAGATTACTATTTTGAGGAGATTCCGGCTCTGACCTGGGATCAGGTCGGCGGACAGGACGAGGCGATCCAACTGATCAAAGACACTATCGAACTGCCGATGTTACACGCCGACCTGTACAAGAAGTTCGACATGCAGCCCGTGCGCGGCATTCTGCTCTACGGTCCGCCCGGTTGCGGCAAGACACTGATCGGCAAGGCGACCGCCTACAACCTGACCCAGCAGTACCGAGAGCGCACCGGCCAAGACGTGAAAGAGTACTTTATGTATATCAATGGCCCCAAAATCTTAAACATGTGGCTGGGCGAGACGGAGCGCATGGTGCGCGAAATCTTTAGCATCGCCCGCGACCGAGCCAAAGAGGGCTTCCTCGTTTTCATCTTTATCGACGAGGCCGAATCGATCCTGCGCACGCGAAGTTCGGGCCGATGGCTCAACATCTCTAACACGGTCGTCCCCCAATTTTGTGCCGAGATGGACGGCTTGGTATCGCTGGAAAACACCGTGGTGATGCTGACCTCCAACCGTCCCGACTATATCGATCCGGCCATCTTGCGACCCGGACGCATCGATCGCAAAGTGAAGATCAAGCGGCCTGACAAAGCCGCCGCGCGAGACATCTTCGGCATCTATCTGACACCCGCGCTGCCCTTGGAAAAAGGCGCCGGCCGAGAGGAACTCTTGGACGTTGCGACCGACTTTTTGTGGCGAAAGAGCGCCGAAACCGAATTTGTGCAGGTCTATCTGCGCAACGGCGGCATCGAGACGCTCCATTGGAAGGACCTGGCCAGCGGCGCGCTGATCAAGTCGGTGGTCGATCGGGCGAAGGAACTGGCCATCCACCGCGCCATCGACGACCCGCAGGGCGAGCACGGTCTCTCGGCGGACGACCTGCGCGAGGCGGTGCGGCTGGAGTATCGAGAGAACGAAATCTTCCCTAAATCGGACGTGATGGAGGATTGGCTGAAGTTGCTGGACTACGAGCCAGAGGCCGTGGCCAGCGTTCGCCCCATCCGCCCCTCCGCCACCCCTAAGGCGAGGAATATTGTATAG
- the polA gene encoding DNA polymerase I, which yields MARTLYLIDAYAQIFRAYYAIRGGMRSPITGEPTHAAFGITGMMIKLMGQLKPDFAVVAIDMPGETFRDEMYEDYKGTREKTPDDLITQIPRIFDIFAGFGLPVIGSPGLEADDVIATIVNRVLSDPNLSDVHIRLVSKDKDLEQLLCDRVAMFDIHTDEVLDVDGLREKKGISPDQVIDLLTMTGDSSDNVPGVAGIGVKTAAQLIQEFGSLDGIYQNLDKLTPKKREAFEEAKAHIEMSRRLVTLERNGPFEFDLEAARAKTPDLSKLLPLFKELGFNRYQDEVKKLGGPAQPQQSLLDLEPPVVTQERGEYQTISTEKELTDLLDRLANCPIVAFDTETTGLEKDAELCGISLSWEEGRGAYIPMLSPEPSKHLDPQAVLDKVKPFLENEAVSKCGHNIKFDARQLLKHGIRTMGAQFDTMLAGILIDPAQSSQKLDHLADMLLGYKMIPITDLIGAGKEQGSMADVPLDKIAVYAAEDADIALRLRARLKPQIEAMEMARLLEEVESPLSVAIAEMEHTGILCDPDELLQQGKILEARAAELKQQVFDAVGEEFSIESTRQLAEVLFDKLGFKSVKNTKTGRSTDIEVLETLAAQEDKGDPKSAVPRLLIEYRQLQKLISTYLGNLRDAIDPKDGRIHSTFHQLVAATGRLASQNPNLQNIPVRTDVGRQIRKAFVAPPGWSLICADYSQIELRVLAHFSQDEALLEAFKRDEDIHAAVASQVFNVPLDSVSRQQRDRAKTINFGIIYGVTPYGLSRRIEGLEVSDAAKLIDDYKAKFSGIATFMEECIQQALQHGYVSTILGRRRAIPEIVSPNRNTRALGERLAINTVVQGSAADLIKVAMVNLWRRVVHEGLPMRLLLQIHDELIFEAPDEKASAMAEIVRAEMERALELRAPLKAEAGLGKDWLSAK from the coding sequence ATGGCCCGCACGCTCTATCTGATCGACGCCTACGCCCAAATCTTTCGCGCTTACTATGCGATTCGGGGCGGTATGCGCAGCCCGATCACCGGCGAGCCGACGCATGCGGCGTTTGGCATCACTGGCATGATGATCAAATTGATGGGACAACTAAAGCCGGACTTTGCCGTCGTTGCCATCGATATGCCGGGCGAGACGTTTCGCGATGAAATGTACGAAGACTACAAAGGCACTCGCGAAAAGACGCCGGATGATCTGATTACCCAAATCCCGCGCATTTTTGACATCTTTGCCGGCTTCGGGCTGCCAGTGATCGGATCGCCAGGCTTGGAGGCGGACGATGTGATCGCCACCATCGTCAACCGCGTGCTGTCCGATCCGAATCTAAGCGATGTCCACATCCGCCTCGTTTCTAAAGACAAAGACCTTGAGCAACTGCTGTGCGATCGCGTCGCGATGTTCGACATTCATACCGACGAAGTTCTAGATGTCGACGGGCTGAGGGAAAAGAAGGGCATTTCGCCCGACCAGGTGATCGACCTGCTGACCATGACCGGCGACAGCAGCGACAACGTGCCGGGCGTGGCGGGCATCGGCGTTAAGACCGCAGCGCAGTTGATCCAGGAGTTCGGCTCGCTGGACGGCATCTATCAGAACCTGGACAAACTGACGCCCAAAAAGCGAGAGGCCTTCGAAGAGGCCAAAGCCCATATCGAGATGTCCCGGCGATTGGTTACATTAGAACGGAACGGTCCGTTCGAGTTCGATCTGGAGGCCGCCCGCGCCAAGACGCCCGATTTGTCCAAACTGTTGCCGCTGTTCAAAGAATTGGGCTTTAACCGCTATCAGGACGAGGTTAAGAAGCTGGGCGGACCGGCCCAGCCTCAGCAATCGCTGCTCGATCTGGAGCCGCCCGTTGTAACCCAAGAGCGCGGCGAGTATCAGACCATTAGCACGGAGAAAGAACTGACCGATCTGCTGGATCGCTTGGCAAACTGCCCCATCGTCGCCTTCGACACCGAAACGACCGGCCTGGAAAAGGATGCCGAACTGTGCGGGATCAGCCTCAGTTGGGAGGAAGGGCGCGGTGCCTATATCCCCATGCTCTCGCCCGAGCCGAGCAAGCACCTAGACCCGCAGGCTGTGTTGGATAAAGTCAAACCGTTCCTAGAAAACGAAGCCGTATCCAAGTGCGGCCACAACATCAAATTCGACGCTCGGCAACTGCTAAAGCACGGCATTCGAACCATGGGCGCCCAATTCGATACGATGCTGGCGGGCATTCTCATCGATCCGGCGCAAAGCTCGCAGAAGTTGGATCATCTGGCAGACATGCTGTTGGGCTACAAGATGATCCCCATCACCGATCTGATCGGCGCGGGCAAAGAGCAAGGCTCGATGGCCGATGTGCCCTTGGACAAGATCGCCGTCTATGCCGCCGAGGACGCCGACATCGCCCTGCGCCTGCGCGCCCGCCTAAAGCCCCAGATAGAGGCAATGGAGATGGCGCGGCTGTTGGAGGAAGTCGAATCGCCCCTTTCGGTCGCTATCGCAGAGATGGAGCACACGGGCATACTGTGCGATCCGGACGAACTGCTCCAACAGGGCAAGATTTTGGAAGCCCGCGCCGCCGAGCTCAAACAGCAAGTGTTCGACGCAGTCGGCGAGGAGTTCTCTATCGAATCGACCCGGCAGTTGGCCGAGGTGCTCTTCGACAAACTCGGGTTCAAGTCGGTTAAGAACACCAAGACCGGACGCAGCACCGACATTGAAGTTTTGGAAACTTTAGCCGCTCAAGAAGACAAGGGCGATCCGAAATCGGCCGTGCCGCGATTGCTGATCGAGTATCGCCAGTTGCAGAAGCTGATCAGCACCTATCTGGGCAATCTGCGCGATGCGATCGACCCTAAAGACGGGCGCATTCACAGCACGTTTCATCAATTGGTGGCTGCGACGGGCCGGTTGGCCTCACAAAACCCGAATCTTCAAAACATCCCCGTGCGCACCGATGTGGGCCGTCAGATTCGAAAGGCCTTTGTGGCGCCTCCCGGGTGGTCGCTGATTTGCGCGGACTACTCTCAGATCGAGCTTCGGGTTCTGGCGCACTTTAGCCAGGACGAGGCACTGTTAGAGGCCTTTAAGCGCGACGAGGATATCCATGCGGCGGTGGCTTCGCAGGTGTTCAATGTGCCGCTCGACAGCGTCAGCCGTCAGCAGCGAGACCGCGCCAAAACGATCAACTTTGGCATCATCTACGGCGTGACTCCTTATGGCCTGTCGCGCCGGATCGAAGGCCTGGAAGTAAGCGATGCGGCCAAACTGATCGACGACTATAAGGCCAAGTTCTCGGGCATTGCGACCTTTATGGAGGAGTGTATCCAACAGGCGCTACAGCACGGCTATGTCTCAACGATCTTGGGGCGGCGCAGAGCCATACCCGAGATTGTGTCGCCCAACCGGAACACCCGCGCATTGGGCGAGCGGCTGGCTATTAACACCGTTGTGCAAGGCAGCGCGGCGGATTTGATCAAGGTGGCGATGGTCAATCTCTGGCGGCGCGTGGTGCATGAGGGGCTTCCCATGCGACTCTTGCTACAGATTCACGACGAGCTGATCTTCGAGGCGCCGGACGAGAAGGCGTCTGCTATGGCGGAGATTGTGCGGGCTGAGATGGAGCGCGCGCTTGAGCTTCGCGCGCCCCTAAAGGCCGAGGCCGGCCTCGGCAAAGACTGGCTTTCGGCGAAGTAG
- a CDS encoding arsenate reductase ArsC — translation MKRVLFICVGNSCRSQIAEGYGNHFGGETVICDSAGVAHSGVVHPTAIQVMAEDGIDISRHRSKGIDAMNLEEYDAIISVCSVDTDSVCPAGFMGVTERWDIPDPVYGDLDAFRRVRDMLKPKVKALIERLAS, via the coding sequence ATGAAGCGGGTTCTCTTCATCTGCGTGGGCAACTCGTGCCGCAGCCAAATCGCCGAAGGGTATGGCAACCATTTCGGCGGCGAGACAGTGATCTGCGACAGCGCGGGCGTGGCGCATTCGGGCGTCGTGCATCCCACAGCGATACAGGTGATGGCCGAGGACGGCATCGATATCAGCCGCCACCGATCGAAGGGCATCGACGCGATGAACCTAGAAGAATACGACGCAATAATCAGCGTCTGCAGCGTCGATACGGACAGCGTCTGCCCGGCCGGATTCATGGGCGTTACCGAGCGTTGGGACATTCCCGATCCGGTATATGGCGATTTGGACGCCTTTCGCCGCGTGCGCGATATGCTGAAGCCAAAAGTCAAAGCGCTGATCGAACGGCTTGCTTCATGA
- the meaB gene encoding methylmalonyl Co-A mutase-associated GTPase MeaB has translation MQDLDALIPRLAKREIRAIARAISLAETPGRARLELLHRLFPYSGGAFKIGITGAPGAGKSTLTTHLLSKLQAAGRKPAALAVDPTSPFSGGAILGDRIRMQAATELEGVYVRSMASRGSLGGLSRGVAGAIRVLEAAGFDAIVIETVGSGQLQVDVRYVADVVALTLVPEAGDVIQAMKAGIIEIADIYVINKADREGAQRMKTDLRSALELGGRSMEWIPPIVLTNGLTGDGLDDLFGFIQERQEALSNDGLTERRKEQLEWELRALAVEAMESQAKTALKELFEPSAIEQVLTKQRDPFVELMQLWDGRKPSV, from the coding sequence ATGCAGGACCTGGACGCCCTCATCCCGCGCCTTGCCAAACGAGAAATCCGCGCCATCGCCCGCGCCATCAGTCTGGCCGAAACCCCCGGCCGCGCAAGGCTCGAACTCCTCCACCGACTTTTCCCCTATTCGGGCGGCGCGTTCAAGATCGGCATCACCGGAGCCCCCGGAGCGGGGAAGAGCACCCTCACCACCCACTTGCTCTCAAAACTCCAAGCCGCGGGCCGCAAACCCGCCGCGCTTGCCGTCGATCCCACCAGCCCCTTTAGCGGCGGCGCCATCTTGGGCGATCGAATCCGAATGCAAGCAGCGACGGAGCTAGAAGGCGTCTATGTCCGCAGCATGGCCAGTCGAGGCAGCCTGGGCGGTCTGTCTCGCGGCGTGGCCGGCGCCATCCGCGTGCTAGAGGCCGCCGGTTTCGACGCCATCGTCATCGAAACGGTCGGCTCCGGACAGCTTCAAGTCGATGTCCGCTACGTGGCCGATGTGGTCGCTCTAACGCTGGTGCCCGAGGCAGGCGACGTTATCCAAGCGATGAAGGCTGGCATCATCGAAATCGCCGACATCTACGTCATCAACAAGGCCGACCGAGAGGGCGCCCAACGCATGAAAACCGATCTGCGCTCCGCTTTGGAGTTGGGCGGTCGATCGATGGAATGGATCCCTCCCATCGTGCTGACCAACGGCCTTACGGGCGACGGTCTAGACGACCTGTTCGGCTTTATTCAAGAGCGACAGGAAGCCCTGAGCAACGACGGCCTCACCGAGCGTCGCAAGGAGCAGTTAGAATGGGAACTCCGCGCTCTCGCCGTCGAAGCCATGGAAAGCCAAGCGAAGACCGCGCTAAAGGAACTCTTCGAGCCAAGCGCGATCGAGCAAGTCCTAACCAAGCAGCGCGACCCGTTTGTCGAGCTGATGCAACTGTGGGACGGCAGGAAGCCAAGCGTCTAA
- the hisF gene encoding imidazole glycerol phosphate synthase subunit HisF has translation MLAKRIIPCLDVNNGRVVKGVQFVNLRDSGDPVELAERYDREGADELVFLDITASHERRETASQLAARVAERLFIPFTVGGGIRTVEDFRAILREGADKISANTAAIERPELITEASERFGAQCVVLAIDAKRVGNRWKVYSHGGRHETDLDAIEWAVKGQDLGAGEILLTSMDRDGGQVGYDLALTRAVADAVSIPVIASGGAGSPQHVLEAFTDGRASAALLASTLHDGVLSIKRIKQYLAENGVFVRSVESKEGI, from the coding sequence ATGCTGGCCAAGCGCATCATTCCGTGCCTGGATGTGAACAACGGCCGTGTGGTCAAAGGCGTCCAATTCGTCAATCTGCGCGACAGCGGCGATCCGGTCGAGTTGGCCGAGCGATATGATCGAGAAGGCGCCGATGAGCTCGTTTTCCTGGACATTACCGCCAGCCATGAGAGGCGAGAGACAGCGTCGCAGTTGGCGGCACGGGTGGCCGAACGCCTCTTTATCCCATTCACGGTTGGCGGCGGGATTCGCACGGTTGAAGACTTCCGAGCAATCTTGCGAGAGGGAGCGGACAAGATCAGTGCGAACACGGCGGCGATCGAGCGGCCTGAACTGATAACGGAGGCCAGCGAGCGATTTGGCGCTCAATGCGTCGTGCTGGCGATCGATGCGAAGCGCGTCGGCAATCGCTGGAAGGTCTATTCTCATGGCGGGCGGCACGAGACCGATCTGGATGCGATCGAGTGGGCGGTCAAGGGTCAAGACTTGGGCGCGGGGGAGATTCTGCTGACCAGCATGGATCGGGACGGGGGCCAGGTCGGATATGATTTGGCGCTGACGCGAGCGGTGGCGGACGCGGTCTCGATTCCGGTCATCGCGTCCGGCGGCGCTGGCAGTCCGCAGCATGTGTTGGAGGCCTTTACCGACGGCAGGGCCTCGGCCGCGCTTTTGGCTTCGACACTGCATGACGGGGTCCTCAGCATCAAGCGAATCAAGCAATACCTGGCAGAAAACGGCGTTTTCGTCCGTTCTGTCGAATCGAAAGAAGGAATCTGA